The following are encoded in a window of Vidua chalybeata isolate OUT-0048 chromosome 23, bVidCha1 merged haplotype, whole genome shotgun sequence genomic DNA:
- the SLC37A2 gene encoding glucose-6-phosphate exchanger SLC37A2 isoform X4, whose product MVQLGPLCGIFGERLPLRYYLSGGMVLSGLFTALFGLGYFWNIHVLWYFIVVQVCNGLVQTTGWPAVVACVGNWFGKGKRGLIMGIWNSHTSVGNILGSLIAGAWVSSAWGLSFIVPGIIITIVGIICFFFLVEYPEDVDCNPPVHHMAADEDPGGVTTSEKDPEAVISNEGPLSLSGQSSVDHSNSPKEPAEEPEAISFFGALRIPGVVEFSLCLLFAKLVSYTFLYWLPLYIVNVAHFGAKEAGDLSTLFDVGGILGGIFAGLISDYTGGRATTCCVMLVVAAPMLFLYNHVGQNGIGTSIAMLIICGALVNGPYALITTAVSADLGTHESLKGNAKALSTVTAIIDGTGSVGAALGPLLAGLISPTGWNNVFYMLIAADVLACLLLARVVVKEARGWCGSMARQRGYVVATPEWPPVPQCPSTVSVLLQKDVCYPLLSLLHLHVGIARPSAPCPAPVATETFPPQAKAAPGGF is encoded by the exons ATGGTGCAGCTGGGCCCCCTTTG TGGCATTTTTGGGGAGCGCCTCCCTCTGCGCTACTACCTGTCAGGGGGAATGGTTCTGAGCGGGCTCTTCACTGCCCTTTTTGGCCTCGGCTACTTCTGGAACATCCATGTCCTCTGGTACTTCATCGTTGTGCAG GTCTGCAATGGGCTGGTGCAGACGACCGGCTGGCCTGCTGTCGTGGCATGTGTTGGAAACTGGTTTGGCAAAGGAAA GAGAGGTTTGATCATGGGCATCTGGAACTCGCACACCTCCGTTGGCAACATCTTAGGCTCGCTCATCGCCGGTGCCTGGGTTTCCTCTGCCTGGGGCCTGTCCTTTATTGTGCCTGGCATCATCATCACCATCGTGGGCATCATCTGCTTCTTCTTCCTTGTGGAGT ATCCTGAGGATGTTGACTGCAATCCACCTGTGCATCAC ATGGCTGCTGATGAGGATCCTGGAGGAGTGACCACCAGTGAGAAGGATCCTGAAGCAGTCATCTCCAACGAAGGCCCACTCAGCCTCTCAGGCCAGAGCAGTGTGGATCACTCCAACAGCCCCAAGGAGCCAGCTGAGGAGCCCGAAGCCATCAGCTTCTTTGGGGCACTTCGGATACCT GGTGTAGTGGAGttctccctgtgcctgctcttTGCCAAGCTGGTGAGCTACACCTTCCTCTACTGGCTGCCCCTCTACATTGTCAATGTTG CTCATTTCGGTGCCAAGGAAGCTGGGGACCTGTCGACCCTCTTTGATGTCGGGGGTATTTTAG GGGGGATCTTTGCTGGCCTCATCTCTGACTACACTGGCGGCAGAGCCACCACGTGCTGCGTGATGCTGGTGGTCGCCGCTCCCATG ctgttccTGTATAACCATGTGGGTCAGAACGGCATTGGCACTTCAATAG CGATGCTGATCATCTGTGGTGCTCTGGTTAATGGGCCCTACGCGCTCATCACGACAGCGGTGTCGGCAGACTTG GGCACCCACGAATCTCTCAAAGGAAATGCCAAAGCCCTTTCGACTGTCACGGCCATCATCGACGGCACGGGATCTGTTG GTGCTGCGCTGGGGCCGCTGCTCGCGGGGCTCATCTCTCCCACGGGCTGGAATAACGTCTTTTACATGCTGATAGCAGCCGACGTCCTGGCTTGTCTG CTTCTTGCTCGTGTGGTGGTCAAAGAGGCCCGTGGCTGGTGTGGCTCCATGGCGAGGCAGAGAGGGTACGTAGTTGCCACCCCGGAGTGGCCCCCGGTGCCACAGTGCCCAAGCACGgtgtcagtgctgctccagaAGGATGTTTGTTATCCcttgctgtctctgctgcatCTTCACGTGGGCATCGCGAGGCCGTCTGCCCCATGTCCCGCTCCTGTGGCCACTGAGACATTTCCACCTCAAGCCAAGGCAGCACCTGGGGGATTTTAG
- the SLC37A2 gene encoding glucose-6-phosphate exchanger SLC37A2 isoform X2 yields the protein MRAALAPGVRLLRALPRDSRYRGLTLVLTFLSYTSYHLSRKPISIVKSQLHPNCSALGPNPHNDSNSTTWCSWAPFDGDNYKELFGALDNAFLVAYAIGMFISGIFGERLPLRYYLSGGMVLSGLFTALFGLGYFWNIHVLWYFIVVQVCNGLVQTTGWPAVVACVGNWFGKGKRGLIMGIWNSHTSVGNILGSLIAGAWVSSAWGLSFIVPGIIITIVGIICFFFLVEYPEDVDCNPPVHHMAADEDPGGVTTSEKDPEAVISNEGPLSLSGQSSVDHSNSPKEPAEEPEAISFFGALRIPGVVEFSLCLLFAKLVSYTFLYWLPLYIVNVAHFGAKEAGDLSTLFDVGGILGGIFAGLISDYTGGRATTCCVMLVVAAPMLFLYNHVGQNGIGTSIAMLIICGALVNGPYALITTAVSADLGTHESLKGNAKALSTVTAIIDGTGSVGAALGPLLAGLISPTGWNNVFYMLIAADVLACLLLARVVVKEARGWCGSMARQRGSSVQLTESVMDGK from the exons aTGAGGGCAGCGCTCGCCCCCGGGGTTCGCCTGCTCCGCGCCCTCCCCCGGGACAGCCG CTATCGGGGACTGACTCTGGTACTGACCTTCCTCTCCTACACCAGCTACCACCTCTCCCGAAAACCCATCAGCATTGTCAAG agccagctgcacCCCAACTGCTCAGCCTTGGGCCCGAACCCCCACAATGACTCCAACAGCACCACATGGTGCAGCTGGGCCCCCTTTG atgGGGACAACTACAAGGAACTTTTTGGGGCGCTGGATAATGCCTTCCTGGTGGCCTACGCCATCGGGATGTTTATCAG TGGCATTTTTGGGGAGCGCCTCCCTCTGCGCTACTACCTGTCAGGGGGAATGGTTCTGAGCGGGCTCTTCACTGCCCTTTTTGGCCTCGGCTACTTCTGGAACATCCATGTCCTCTGGTACTTCATCGTTGTGCAG GTCTGCAATGGGCTGGTGCAGACGACCGGCTGGCCTGCTGTCGTGGCATGTGTTGGAAACTGGTTTGGCAAAGGAAA GAGAGGTTTGATCATGGGCATCTGGAACTCGCACACCTCCGTTGGCAACATCTTAGGCTCGCTCATCGCCGGTGCCTGGGTTTCCTCTGCCTGGGGCCTGTCCTTTATTGTGCCTGGCATCATCATCACCATCGTGGGCATCATCTGCTTCTTCTTCCTTGTGGAGT ATCCTGAGGATGTTGACTGCAATCCACCTGTGCATCAC ATGGCTGCTGATGAGGATCCTGGAGGAGTGACCACCAGTGAGAAGGATCCTGAAGCAGTCATCTCCAACGAAGGCCCACTCAGCCTCTCAGGCCAGAGCAGTGTGGATCACTCCAACAGCCCCAAGGAGCCAGCTGAGGAGCCCGAAGCCATCAGCTTCTTTGGGGCACTTCGGATACCT GGTGTAGTGGAGttctccctgtgcctgctcttTGCCAAGCTGGTGAGCTACACCTTCCTCTACTGGCTGCCCCTCTACATTGTCAATGTTG CTCATTTCGGTGCCAAGGAAGCTGGGGACCTGTCGACCCTCTTTGATGTCGGGGGTATTTTAG GGGGGATCTTTGCTGGCCTCATCTCTGACTACACTGGCGGCAGAGCCACCACGTGCTGCGTGATGCTGGTGGTCGCCGCTCCCATG ctgttccTGTATAACCATGTGGGTCAGAACGGCATTGGCACTTCAATAG CGATGCTGATCATCTGTGGTGCTCTGGTTAATGGGCCCTACGCGCTCATCACGACAGCGGTGTCGGCAGACTTG GGCACCCACGAATCTCTCAAAGGAAATGCCAAAGCCCTTTCGACTGTCACGGCCATCATCGACGGCACGGGATCTGTTG GTGCTGCGCTGGGGCCGCTGCTCGCGGGGCTCATCTCTCCCACGGGCTGGAATAACGTCTTTTACATGCTGATAGCAGCCGACGTCCTGGCTTGTCTG CTTCTTGCTCGTGTGGTGGTCAAAGAGGCCCGTGGCTGGTGTGGCTCCATGGCGAGGCAGAGAGG CTCTAGTGT
- the SLC37A2 gene encoding glucose-6-phosphate exchanger SLC37A2 isoform X3 has protein sequence MRAALAPGVRLLRALPRDSRYRGLTLVLTFLSYTSYHLSRKPISIVKSQLHPNCSALGPNPHNDSNSTTWCSWAPFDGDNYKELFGALDNAFLVAYAIGMFISGIFGERLPLRYYLSGGMVLSGLFTALFGLGYFWNIHVLWYFIVVQVCNGLVQTTGWPAVVACVGNWFGKGKRGLIMGIWNSHTSVGNILGSLIAGAWVSSAWGLSFIVPGIIITIVGIICFFFLVEYPEDVDCNPPVHHMAADEDPGGVTTSEKDPEAVISNEGPLSLSGQSSVDHSNSPKEPAEEPEAISFFGALRIPGVVEFSLCLLFAKLVSYTFLYWLPLYIVNVAHFGAKEAGDLSTLFDVGGILGGIFAGLISDYTGGRATTCCVMLVVAAPMLFLYNHVGQNGIGTSIAMLIICGALVNGPYALITTAVSADLGTHESLKGNAKALSTVTAIIDGTGSVGAALGPLLAGLISPTGWNNVFYMLIAADVLACLLLARVVVKEARGWCGSMARQRGFKEF, from the exons aTGAGGGCAGCGCTCGCCCCCGGGGTTCGCCTGCTCCGCGCCCTCCCCCGGGACAGCCG CTATCGGGGACTGACTCTGGTACTGACCTTCCTCTCCTACACCAGCTACCACCTCTCCCGAAAACCCATCAGCATTGTCAAG agccagctgcacCCCAACTGCTCAGCCTTGGGCCCGAACCCCCACAATGACTCCAACAGCACCACATGGTGCAGCTGGGCCCCCTTTG atgGGGACAACTACAAGGAACTTTTTGGGGCGCTGGATAATGCCTTCCTGGTGGCCTACGCCATCGGGATGTTTATCAG TGGCATTTTTGGGGAGCGCCTCCCTCTGCGCTACTACCTGTCAGGGGGAATGGTTCTGAGCGGGCTCTTCACTGCCCTTTTTGGCCTCGGCTACTTCTGGAACATCCATGTCCTCTGGTACTTCATCGTTGTGCAG GTCTGCAATGGGCTGGTGCAGACGACCGGCTGGCCTGCTGTCGTGGCATGTGTTGGAAACTGGTTTGGCAAAGGAAA GAGAGGTTTGATCATGGGCATCTGGAACTCGCACACCTCCGTTGGCAACATCTTAGGCTCGCTCATCGCCGGTGCCTGGGTTTCCTCTGCCTGGGGCCTGTCCTTTATTGTGCCTGGCATCATCATCACCATCGTGGGCATCATCTGCTTCTTCTTCCTTGTGGAGT ATCCTGAGGATGTTGACTGCAATCCACCTGTGCATCAC ATGGCTGCTGATGAGGATCCTGGAGGAGTGACCACCAGTGAGAAGGATCCTGAAGCAGTCATCTCCAACGAAGGCCCACTCAGCCTCTCAGGCCAGAGCAGTGTGGATCACTCCAACAGCCCCAAGGAGCCAGCTGAGGAGCCCGAAGCCATCAGCTTCTTTGGGGCACTTCGGATACCT GGTGTAGTGGAGttctccctgtgcctgctcttTGCCAAGCTGGTGAGCTACACCTTCCTCTACTGGCTGCCCCTCTACATTGTCAATGTTG CTCATTTCGGTGCCAAGGAAGCTGGGGACCTGTCGACCCTCTTTGATGTCGGGGGTATTTTAG GGGGGATCTTTGCTGGCCTCATCTCTGACTACACTGGCGGCAGAGCCACCACGTGCTGCGTGATGCTGGTGGTCGCCGCTCCCATG ctgttccTGTATAACCATGTGGGTCAGAACGGCATTGGCACTTCAATAG CGATGCTGATCATCTGTGGTGCTCTGGTTAATGGGCCCTACGCGCTCATCACGACAGCGGTGTCGGCAGACTTG GGCACCCACGAATCTCTCAAAGGAAATGCCAAAGCCCTTTCGACTGTCACGGCCATCATCGACGGCACGGGATCTGTTG GTGCTGCGCTGGGGCCGCTGCTCGCGGGGCTCATCTCTCCCACGGGCTGGAATAACGTCTTTTACATGCTGATAGCAGCCGACGTCCTGGCTTGTCTG CTTCTTGCTCGTGTGGTGGTCAAAGAGGCCCGTGGCTGGTGTGGCTCCATGGCGAGGCAGAGAGG
- the SLC37A2 gene encoding glucose-6-phosphate exchanger SLC37A2 isoform X1 encodes MRAALAPGVRLLRALPRDSRYRGLTLVLTFLSYTSYHLSRKPISIVKSQLHPNCSALGPNPHNDSNSTTWCSWAPFDGDNYKELFGALDNAFLVAYAIGMFISGIFGERLPLRYYLSGGMVLSGLFTALFGLGYFWNIHVLWYFIVVQVCNGLVQTTGWPAVVACVGNWFGKGKRGLIMGIWNSHTSVGNILGSLIAGAWVSSAWGLSFIVPGIIITIVGIICFFFLVEYPEDVDCNPPVHHMAADEDPGGVTTSEKDPEAVISNEGPLSLSGQSSVDHSNSPKEPAEEPEAISFFGALRIPGVVEFSLCLLFAKLVSYTFLYWLPLYIVNVAHFGAKEAGDLSTLFDVGGILGGIFAGLISDYTGGRATTCCVMLVVAAPMLFLYNHVGQNGIGTSIAMLIICGALVNGPYALITTAVSADLGTHESLKGNAKALSTVTAIIDGTGSVGAALGPLLAGLISPTGWNNVFYMLIAADVLACLLLARVVVKEARGWCGSMARQRGYVVATPEWPPVPQCPSTVSVLLQKDVCYPLLSLLHLHVGIARPSAPCPAPVATETFPPQAKAAPGGF; translated from the exons aTGAGGGCAGCGCTCGCCCCCGGGGTTCGCCTGCTCCGCGCCCTCCCCCGGGACAGCCG CTATCGGGGACTGACTCTGGTACTGACCTTCCTCTCCTACACCAGCTACCACCTCTCCCGAAAACCCATCAGCATTGTCAAG agccagctgcacCCCAACTGCTCAGCCTTGGGCCCGAACCCCCACAATGACTCCAACAGCACCACATGGTGCAGCTGGGCCCCCTTTG atgGGGACAACTACAAGGAACTTTTTGGGGCGCTGGATAATGCCTTCCTGGTGGCCTACGCCATCGGGATGTTTATCAG TGGCATTTTTGGGGAGCGCCTCCCTCTGCGCTACTACCTGTCAGGGGGAATGGTTCTGAGCGGGCTCTTCACTGCCCTTTTTGGCCTCGGCTACTTCTGGAACATCCATGTCCTCTGGTACTTCATCGTTGTGCAG GTCTGCAATGGGCTGGTGCAGACGACCGGCTGGCCTGCTGTCGTGGCATGTGTTGGAAACTGGTTTGGCAAAGGAAA GAGAGGTTTGATCATGGGCATCTGGAACTCGCACACCTCCGTTGGCAACATCTTAGGCTCGCTCATCGCCGGTGCCTGGGTTTCCTCTGCCTGGGGCCTGTCCTTTATTGTGCCTGGCATCATCATCACCATCGTGGGCATCATCTGCTTCTTCTTCCTTGTGGAGT ATCCTGAGGATGTTGACTGCAATCCACCTGTGCATCAC ATGGCTGCTGATGAGGATCCTGGAGGAGTGACCACCAGTGAGAAGGATCCTGAAGCAGTCATCTCCAACGAAGGCCCACTCAGCCTCTCAGGCCAGAGCAGTGTGGATCACTCCAACAGCCCCAAGGAGCCAGCTGAGGAGCCCGAAGCCATCAGCTTCTTTGGGGCACTTCGGATACCT GGTGTAGTGGAGttctccctgtgcctgctcttTGCCAAGCTGGTGAGCTACACCTTCCTCTACTGGCTGCCCCTCTACATTGTCAATGTTG CTCATTTCGGTGCCAAGGAAGCTGGGGACCTGTCGACCCTCTTTGATGTCGGGGGTATTTTAG GGGGGATCTTTGCTGGCCTCATCTCTGACTACACTGGCGGCAGAGCCACCACGTGCTGCGTGATGCTGGTGGTCGCCGCTCCCATG ctgttccTGTATAACCATGTGGGTCAGAACGGCATTGGCACTTCAATAG CGATGCTGATCATCTGTGGTGCTCTGGTTAATGGGCCCTACGCGCTCATCACGACAGCGGTGTCGGCAGACTTG GGCACCCACGAATCTCTCAAAGGAAATGCCAAAGCCCTTTCGACTGTCACGGCCATCATCGACGGCACGGGATCTGTTG GTGCTGCGCTGGGGCCGCTGCTCGCGGGGCTCATCTCTCCCACGGGCTGGAATAACGTCTTTTACATGCTGATAGCAGCCGACGTCCTGGCTTGTCTG CTTCTTGCTCGTGTGGTGGTCAAAGAGGCCCGTGGCTGGTGTGGCTCCATGGCGAGGCAGAGAGGGTACGTAGTTGCCACCCCGGAGTGGCCCCCGGTGCCACAGTGCCCAAGCACGgtgtcagtgctgctccagaAGGATGTTTGTTATCCcttgctgtctctgctgcatCTTCACGTGGGCATCGCGAGGCCGTCTGCCCCATGTCCCGCTCCTGTGGCCACTGAGACATTTCCACCTCAAGCCAAGGCAGCACCTGGGGGATTTTAG